From the genome of Eublepharis macularius isolate TG4126 chromosome 12, MPM_Emac_v1.0, whole genome shotgun sequence, one region includes:
- the GSG1L gene encoding germ cell-specific gene 1-like protein isoform X2 — translation MIGASSVEGAGTSPSQESFRTSGSHFPPGKARTGYQTKPGSQPAGSTEGANVHAARGVARRDSCPSRPEASAVRSTNPDRSPKQAGSKAVSLSWREFPSPRAGVGQGPRGLWDCPRWLSAAGGGEPDLARGVLSRRDLLALPPVPGLSPPEGALRPSVIRQARSGSSRSLREEAGVSRAGLPSTAEPRQEEAAPRGSPRLGRDQRAVGPRRPPASMRAASGRAAGARERRGGGGRRARAMLAVALNLLALLFSATAFGTTHWCEGTQRVPKPTCGPLKRSNCLDYGGGGGGNGTGGNGTGPASGPAANVVRYSWETGDDRFLFRAFHAGIWYSCEENINTPGEKCRSFIDLAPASERGVLWLSVVSEVLYIVLLVVGFSLMCLELVHSNNLIDGLKLNAFAAVFTVLSGLLGMVAHMMYTQVFQVTVSLGPEDWRPHSWDYGWSFCLAWGSFTCCMAASVTTLNSYTKTVIEFRHKRKVFEQEDLACSDPEPIKYFHERLEEERDEAGAVRLECLRGGYSSNRLHNTQL, via the exons ATGATCGGCGCGTCCTCGGTGGAAGGGGCTGGGACGTCTCCCTCGCAGGAAAGTTTTCGCACGAGCGGCAGCCACTTTCCTCCGGGAAAAGCCCGGACAGGCTACCAAACCAAGCCAGGCTCCCAGCCAGCCGGCAGCACCGAAGGCGCCAATGTCCACGCCGCCAGAGGGGTGGCGAGGAGGGACAGCTGCCCCTCCAGGCCAGAGGCCTCGGCCGTTCGGAGCACAAACCCGGACCGTTCGCCGAAGCAGGCTGGCTCGAAAGCGGTCTCCTTGAGTTGGAGGGAGTTTCCTTCTCCCCGAGCGGGCGTCGGGCAAGGACCGCGCGGCCTTTGGGACTGCCCGCGCTGGCTCTCGGCAGCCGGCGGCGGCGAGCCTGATCTCGCCCGGGGCGTGCTCAGCAGGCGCGACCTCCTCGCCCTCCCTCCGGTTCCTGGGCTTTCCCCGCCCGAGGGGGCTCTCCGGCCGTCAGTCATCCGGCAGGCCCGGTCGGGGAGCAGCCGCTCACTCCGCGAGGAAGCCGGCGTGAGCCGGGCTGGGCTGCCCTCCACAGCGGAGCCGCGCCAGGAGGAGGCGGCGCCGAGGGGCTCCCCGCGTCTCGGCCGAGACCAGCGCGCAGTCGGGCCGCGGAGGCCGCCGGCGAGCATGCGGGCGGCGTCGGGGCGGGCGGCGGGGGCCCGCGAGCGGCGAGGCGGCGGGGGCCGGCGGGCGCGGGCGATGCTGGCCGTGGCGCTGAACCTGCTGGCGCTGCTCTTCTCGGCCACGGCCTTCGGCACGACGCACTGGTGCGAGGGGACGCAGCGGGTGCCCAAGCCCACCTGCGGGCCTCTCAAGCGCAGCAACTGCCTCGActacggcggcggcggcggcggcaacgGGACTGGCGGCAACGGGACTGGCCCGGCCTCGGGCCCCGCCGCCAACGTGGTGCGCTACAGCTGGGAGACGGGCGACGATCGCTTCCTCTTCAGGGCCTTCCACGCCGGCATCTGGTACTCGTGCGAGGAGAATATCAACACGCCCG GTGAAAAATGCCGCAGTTTTATTGATCTTGCTCCAGCTTCTGAACGAG GGGTGCTGTGGCTGTCAGTGGTGTCGGAAGTGCTCTACATTGTTTTGCTGGTCGTCGGTTTCAGCCTCATGTGCCTTGAATTGGTCCATTCCAACAACTTGATCGACGGGCTGAAGCTCAACGCTTTTGCAGCTGTCTTCACGGTGTTGTCAG GGCTTTTGGGAATGGTGGCTCACATGATGTACACGCAAGTTTTCCAGGTAACGGTCAGCCTTGGCCCGGAGGACTGGAGGCCACACTCGTGGGACTATGGCTGGTCCTTCTG CCTGGCCTGGGGCTCCTTCACATGCTGCATGGCTGCCTCGGTCACCACCTTGAACTCTTACACGAAGACAGTCATTGAGTTCCGGCACAAGCGCAAAGTCTTTGAGCAGGAGGACCTGGCCTGCTCAGATCCTGAGCCCATCAAGTACTTCCATGAGAG gctggaggaggagagggatgAGGCGGGGGCCGTGAGGCTAGAGTGCCTGCGAGGAGGCTACTCCTCCAATA GGTTGCACAACACCCAGCTGTAA